In one window of Coralliovum pocilloporae DNA:
- a CDS encoding tyrosine recombinase XerC has product MNTAPLINSAPRLRAAVDRWQTWLGSERRLAMKTLEAYERDMDQFLSFLTLHLGHPPAISDIGTLRPSDIRSFMAWRRTDRIGSRSLARGLSGIRSFMRFMEREGLVNSAAFSAVRAPKQGRTLPKPLTETNATAVVSLDNSLSEEPWIAARDTAVLTLLYGAGLRISEALSLTRSQAPTGKTDILRIIGKGGKERLVPILPVIREAVEDYLHLCPYSPGPDDALFRGARGGPLNPRLIQKAVERLRSALGLPDTATPHALRHSFASHLLGKGGDLRTIQELLGHASLSSTQIYTEVDTRSLLALYDKAHPRSE; this is encoded by the coding sequence ATGAACACCGCCCCGCTCATCAATTCAGCTCCCAGACTGCGCGCAGCAGTGGACAGGTGGCAGACCTGGCTTGGCTCAGAGCGACGGCTCGCCATGAAAACGCTGGAAGCCTATGAGCGGGACATGGACCAGTTCCTGTCTTTTCTGACCCTGCATCTCGGTCACCCACCGGCCATTAGCGATATAGGCACCCTGCGACCCTCCGATATCAGAAGTTTCATGGCCTGGCGACGCACAGACCGGATCGGCTCGCGCAGCCTGGCCCGTGGCCTGTCCGGCATTCGCTCCTTCATGCGCTTTATGGAACGGGAAGGTCTCGTCAACAGCGCGGCTTTTTCTGCGGTCAGAGCCCCCAAGCAGGGCCGCACATTGCCGAAACCTTTGACGGAAACAAACGCCACAGCCGTGGTCTCTCTGGATAACAGCCTCAGCGAAGAACCCTGGATCGCGGCGCGTGACACTGCCGTCCTGACGCTCCTCTATGGCGCAGGCCTTCGTATATCGGAAGCTCTGTCTCTCACCCGGTCGCAGGCCCCTACAGGCAAGACCGACATTCTGAGGATTATTGGAAAGGGCGGCAAGGAACGTCTTGTTCCCATTCTTCCGGTTATCCGCGAGGCTGTTGAGGATTATCTCCACCTTTGTCCCTACAGCCCCGGCCCCGACGATGCCCTGTTCCGGGGTGCCCGCGGCGGACCGCTGAACCCTCGCCTGATCCAGAAAGCGGTGGAACGCCTGCGATCAGCACTCGGTCTACCGGATACAGCCACCCCCCATGCCCTCAGGCATTCCTTTGCCTCACATCTGCTTGGCAAAGGCGGTGATCTCAGAACCATCCAGGAACTTCTGGGCCATGCGTCTCTATCCTCAACCCAGATCTATACGGAAGTGGATACAAGGAGCCTGTTGGCCCTCTACGACAAAGCTCATCCGAGAAGCGAGTGA
- the lpdA gene encoding dihydrolipoyl dehydrogenase: MTTYDLTVIGTGPGGYVAAIRAAQLGMKVAVVEKRATHGGTCLNVGCIPSKALLHASELFEEAEHEFGAMGIKIDSPKLDMKAMMGHKDETVDANVKGVEFLLKKNKVDTFHGLGTITAPGKVQVTPDEGEAQTVETRNILIATGSDVATLPGMEIDEKVVVSSTGALELKEPPKKLVVVGAGVIGLELGSVWRRLGSQVTVVEFLDRILPGMDSEVAKNFQRMLKKQKIDFKLSSKVTGIDTSGGGAKVSIESVKNGKTDELEADVVLVAIGRRPYTDGLGLDKVGVELDDRGRVKTDAHFKTSVDGIYAIGDVIAGPMLAHKAEDEGVACAEMLAGQVGHVNYDVIPGVVYTMPEVASVGKTEDELKEAGTAYTSGTFPFTANGRARAQRHTEGFVKVLACAKTDRVLGVHIVAAGAGEMIHEAAVLMEFGGSSEDLARTCHAHPTMSEAVKEAAMAVEKRAIHM; the protein is encoded by the coding sequence ATGACGACCTATGATCTGACTGTCATCGGCACCGGGCCGGGTGGCTATGTGGCTGCGATTCGTGCGGCGCAACTGGGTATGAAAGTGGCGGTGGTCGAGAAACGCGCCACCCATGGCGGCACCTGCCTCAATGTGGGCTGCATCCCGTCCAAGGCTCTCTTGCATGCATCTGAGCTTTTTGAGGAAGCCGAGCATGAATTCGGAGCAATGGGCATCAAGATTGACAGCCCGAAGCTCGATATGAAGGCCATGATGGGCCACAAGGACGAAACGGTTGATGCCAATGTGAAGGGCGTCGAATTTCTCCTGAAGAAGAACAAGGTTGATACCTTCCATGGTCTTGGCACGATCACGGCACCGGGCAAGGTGCAGGTGACGCCGGATGAGGGAGAGGCGCAGACCGTTGAGACCAGGAATATCCTGATTGCTACCGGTTCGGATGTTGCCACCCTGCCGGGCATGGAGATTGATGAGAAGGTCGTTGTTTCCTCAACAGGCGCGCTTGAGCTGAAGGAACCGCCAAAGAAACTGGTTGTCGTTGGTGCCGGTGTAATCGGGCTGGAGCTTGGCTCCGTCTGGCGTCGTCTTGGTTCGCAGGTGACCGTCGTTGAGTTCCTGGACCGGATTCTGCCGGGTATGGATTCCGAGGTGGCCAAGAATTTCCAGCGGATGCTGAAAAAGCAGAAGATCGACTTCAAGCTGTCCAGCAAGGTCACAGGCATTGATACAAGTGGTGGCGGCGCAAAGGTTTCCATCGAGTCAGTGAAGAACGGCAAGACAGATGAGCTCGAGGCTGATGTGGTGCTTGTCGCTATCGGTCGCCGTCCCTATACGGATGGCCTTGGTCTGGACAAGGTTGGTGTTGAACTGGACGACCGCGGTCGGGTCAAGACGGATGCCCATTTCAAGACCAGTGTGGATGGCATCTATGCCATTGGTGATGTGATTGCCGGGCCCATGCTGGCGCACAAGGCCGAGGATGAAGGCGTCGCCTGTGCTGAAATGCTCGCCGGGCAGGTCGGACACGTCAATTATGACGTCATTCCTGGTGTTGTTTACACCATGCCGGAAGTGGCCAGTGTCGGGAAAACCGAAGATGAGCTGAAAGAGGCGGGCACCGCCTATACCAGCGGGACGTTCCCGTTTACCGCTAATGGCCGGGCACGAGCCCAGCGTCATACGGAAGGGTTTGTGAAAGTGCTGGCCTGTGCCAAGACCGATAGGGTTCTGGGTGTTCACATCGTGGCAGCCGGAGCTGGCGAGATGATCCATGAAGCGGCGGTCCTGATGGAATTCGGCGGTTCATCAGAAGATCTGGCGCGGACCTGTCACGCCCATCCGACCATGTCTGAAGCCGTCAAGGAAGCGGCGATGGCAGTTGAGAAGCGGGCCATCCACATGTAA